Proteins encoded by one window of Lathyrus oleraceus cultivar Zhongwan6 chromosome 1, CAAS_Psat_ZW6_1.0, whole genome shotgun sequence:
- the LOC127073258 gene encoding RING-H2 finger protein ATL2 yields MEKNDENSNIPNNFDSKSYNLSGKIMLCAIVLLFFVIVLMLCLHIYARWYLLQSRRRRNRLRRRSQLVFFTDNPTTSVSITATHGLDASVIAKLPLFLYDPKTHPENATECAVCLSEFESGETGRVLPKCNHSFHTECIDMWFHSHSTCPLCRASVESTFEPQPEVVITVYEPETGSSSSHGSVLEDENSNRTGKETCSSSVGLRRKPSFTGVAVEVPTRNNEGFRDESCDSPSSFRSPMSRMLSFKRILSREWKGSVSPSSCGGGGGCSSVAELNLKVEQGGRGEVRLSELS; encoded by the coding sequence ATGGAAAAAAACGATGAAAACTCCAATATTCCCAACAACTTCGATTCCAAGAGTTACAACCTCAGTGGCAAGATCATGCTCTGCGCCATAGTCCTTCTTTTCTTCGTCATAGTTCTAATGCTGTGTCTCCATATCTACGCCCGCTGGTACCTTCTCCAATCTCGCCGCCGACGCAACCGTCTCCGCCGTCGCAGTCAGCTTGTTTTCTTCACCGACAATCCAACAACCAGCGTCTCCATCACTGCAACTCACGGCCTCGACGCCTCTGTAATCGCTAAACTACCGTTATTCTTATACGATCCGAAGACTCACCCGGAAAACGCCACGGAGTGTGCCGTGTGTTTGTCGGAGTTTGAATCCGGAGAAACGGGTCGGGTTTTACCCAAATGTAACCATAGTTTTCACACCGAATGTATTGACATGTGGTTTCACTCTCATTCCACGTGTCCACTTTGTCGTGCATCGGTTGAGTCCACATTCGAACCACAACCCGAGGTTGTTATAACGGTTTATGAACCGGAAACCGGTTCGAGTTCGAGTCACGGTTCGGTTTTGGAAGATGAGAATTCGAACCGAACCGGTAAAGAGACTTGTTCGAGTTCGGTTGGGTTAAGAAGAAAGCCGTCTTTTACGGGAGTGGCCGTTGAGGTGCCTACGAGAAACAACGAAGGTTTTCGAGACGAGTCCTGTGACTCGCCGTCGTCGTTTCGGTCGCCGATGAGTCGGATGTTGTCGTTTAAGAGGATTCTTAGTAGGGAATGGAAAGGCAGCGTGTCTCCGTCGTCGTGCGGGGGTGGTGGTGGTTGTAGCTCGGTGGCTGAGTTGAACTTGAAGGTGGAACAAGGTGGACGAGGTGAGGTGAGACTCAGTGAGTTGAGTTGA